A genomic region of Caenorhabditis elegans chromosome V contains the following coding sequences:
- the Y59A8A.8 gene encoding SAM-dependent methyltransferase (Confirmed by transcript evidence), translating to MNSSGLQFTSMTELLATCSLTEQQTRQFEQKSLDV from the coding sequence atgaactcATCCGGACTTCAATTCACAAGTATGACGGAGCTTCTTGCCACATGCTCACTTACAGAGCAGCAAACACGacaatttgagcaaaaatcgcTTGATGTGTAG
- the csn-1 gene encoding COP9 signalosome complex subunit 1 (Confirmed by transcript evidence): MQNELLDDPMDTGAPAAEAAAADEPLPPAHGIDREVTPKPAGNPDLMQQSLDNPAIPMHLIEKRDDRRESCDDGYSLTVNESAIDIESLACSYDSNAFFLRARFIARHCPILRADAYISLINYLKEHTTDITHYVAFFNELESELARKEFKNRQLNFQIPLRDQKWIEENGATWQSTTDQLQAEYKRHKDEGVKESTRRAMEDLFQHYMMAGKIDEAIRLYSRGIRDYCTQLKHSINMWINWMEVAICANDWGKLDTVTNTAYRSLKDADDAEKNSQQSQQAPPQRGENAPYMVERDPNAPIQTLTNRQLIETALAKCLAAQVLLKLRNKRYSQVVETILQIKTECLQSKWFVTSSDLGIYGMLSAMATMSRADLKLQVSGNGTFRKLLESEPQLIELLGSYTSSRFGRCFEIMRSVKPRLLLDPFISRNVDELFEKIRQKCVLQYLQPYSTIKMATMAEAVGMSSAELQLSLLELIEQKHVSLKIDQNEGIVRILDERDENAILKRVNVTCDRATQKAKSLLWKTTLAGANIHSISDKETRPKRKNQKESAKFDRNFGGIDVDEDPRGIAGPSGLSDDFNIAYDQQPQQQVQYLEDLGDI; the protein is encoded by the exons atgcaaaaCGAGCTTCTCGACGATCCAATGGACACCGGAGCGCCG gCCGCTGAAGCCGCCGCTGCCGATGAGCCGCTGCCACCAGCGCACGGAATCGATCGAGAAGTGACTCCAAAACCAGCAGGAAATCCGGATTTAATGCAACAATCTCTGGATAATCCGGCAATTCCGATGCATTTGATCGAGAAACGTGATGATCGTCGGGAATCTTGTGATGATGGTTATTCGCTTACAGTTAACGAATCGGCAATTGATATTGAATCATTGGCGTGTTCTTATGATTCTAATGCCTTTTTTCTGAG agcccgATTCATCGCGAGACACTGTCCAATTCTTCGTGCTGATGCTTATATTTCAttgattaattatttaaaGGAACATACCACGGATATCACTCATTATGTGGCATTTTTCAACGAACTCGAGTCGGAATTGGCTCGAAAAGAGTTCAAAAATCgtcaattgaattttcaaattccgttGCGAGACCAAAAATGGATTGAAGAGAACGGAGCCACGTGGCAGAGCACAACAGATCAATTACAAGCAGAATATAAACGACATAAAGATGAAGGAGTTAAAGAATCAACGAGAAGAGCTATGGAAGACCTTTTTCAACATTATATGAtggctggaaaaattgatgaagcAATTCGACTTTATTCGAGAGGAATTCGTGATTATTGTACACAGCTGAAGCATTCTATTAAT ATGTGGATCAACTGGATGGAAGTTGCAATTTGTGCAAATGATTGGGGAAAGTTGGATACTGTAACAAATACTGCTTATAGATCATTGAAAGATGCAGATGACGCTGAAAAG aacagtCAACAATCCCAGCAAGCTCCACCACAACGTGGTGAAAATGCTCCATATATGGTTGAACGTGATCCAAATGCTCCAATTCAAACTCTAACAAATCGTCAGTTAATTGAGACGGCTTTAGCCAAATGTCTAGCTGCTCAAGTCTTGCTGAAGCTTCGAAATAAGCGTTATAGTCAAGTTGTCGAAAcaattcttcaaataaaaaccgAATGCCTTCAATCGAAATGGTTTGTGACGTCATCGGATCTCGGAATCTATGGAATGCTCTCTGCGATGGCTACAATGAGCCGAGCGGACTTGAAGCTTCAAGTTTCTGGAAATGGAACATTCCGGAAGCTTCTGGAATCTGAGCCACAGCTCATTGAGCTTCTCGGATCGTATACATCAAGCCGATTCGGTCGATGCTTTGAGATTATGAGATCGGTGAAGCCTCGGCTTCTTCTCGATCCATTTATCTCTAGAAATGTCGATGaacttttcgagaaaattcggcAGAAATGTGTTCTCCAATACCTTCAACCGTATTCTACGATTAAAATGGCAACGATGGCTGAAGCTGTTGGAATGAGCTCGGCGGAACTTCAGTTATCGCTGTTAGAGCTCATTGAGCAGAAGCATGTCTCgttgaaaattgatcaaaacgAGGGAATTGTGAGGATTTTGGATGAACGGGATGAGAATGCTATTTTGAAAAG agtaaaCGTCACTTGTGATCGGGCAACTCAAAAAGCCAAATCACTTTTATGGAAAACTACACTTGCCGGAGCAAATATTCACTCAATTTCCGACAAAGAAACCCGTCCAAAACGTAAAAATCAAAAGGAATCGGCGAAATTCGATCGGAATTTTGGTGGAATTGATGTGGATGAAGATCCGAGAGGAATTGCTGGACCATCTGGATTATCTGATGATTTTAATATTGCTTATGATCAACAGCCACAGCAACAAGTGCAATATTTGGAAGATTTGGgagatatttaa
- the phf-14 gene encoding PHD-type domain-containing protein (Confirmed by transcript evidence): protein MSNTPESSIFGKMTSRAAGKRQIKPTAILFATLTENHTSDEEDDDFEVNPAENDAKTGSEADSGSDSQENSDEEESEDEENDEEEAESAESSEKPERTPSAEKDAVICGVCINQRNIVAAGDFLQCQKCGINVHESCYGTLPGGSDDASWYCEPCLYGLTLPPHCEFCPSRFGAFKRADIRGRWAHAICALYTHGVNYAQTHTRCGVSWEHLDNNAHFGRRTCTACTDKIEARFGIASRCESGMCKEYLHVTCAQKLGLLVDETDDNDTEIAVMRYFFCKKHTNRDNLKPYQRKFDDWEKSEARRITVNRRLRSGELEKNEQKEHKELRVKMREEIDKVIEEECKNKPKGDISAGEKPKQARLLNSSAEFFDRFETKAEEAGLSRKEFRDPFFNIKLNSGSHVPIGFSKEYIDFMQIRDSQIIPEEEEKLRKSRELLAETKANQEKKSSQKHLVERFSANEELIEQKLTSIEKLHQLLTELGGDSGLLLSDFNNRQSCSRSSPAIIAPKKMNYTCVVCRKSTEQHKQTQCDECHKSYHIGCLSPPLTRLPKRNNFGWICHECNESSDSEQEIIPEASESTTRSVRSRRPPARLSAFINH from the exons ATGTCAAACACTCCGGAATCCTCGATTTTCGGGAAAATGA CTTCCCGTGCGGCTGGAAAGCGGCAAATCAAGCCAACTGCAATTCTATTCGCCACACTTACGGAAAACCACACTTCTGACGAGGAAGACGACGATTTTGAGGTTAATCCGGCGGAAAATGACGCCAAAACCGGCTCCGAAGCGGATTCCGGCTCAGATTCTCAGGAAAATAGTGATGAAGAAGAGTCTGAAGACGAGGAAAATGATGAGGAAGAAGCTGAAAGTGCTGAAAGCTCGGAAAAACCCGAAAGAACTCCGTCTGCAGAGAAAGACGCCGTGATCTGCGGAGTTTGCATTAATCAGCGAAATATTGTGGCTGCCGGAGACTTTTTGCAGTGtcaaaa atgcgGTATAAATGTACACGAATCGTGTTACGGTACCCTCCCGGGCGGTTCAGATGATGCTTCGTGGTACTGTGAACCATGTTTATATGGATTAACACTACCACCACACTGTGAATTTTGTCCATCACGTTTTGGAGCATTTAAAAGAGCCGATATTCGTGGAAGATGGGCTCACGCTATTTGTGCTCTCTATACACACGGTGTTAATTATGCAcag actCATACCCGTTGCGGTGTCTCCTGGGAACATCTGGACAACAATGCTCACTTTGGCCGTCGAACGTGCACCGCGTGTACCGACAAAATCGAGGCTCGCTTCGGAATCGCATCCCGTTGCGAGTCAGGAATGTGCAAAGAGTATCTCCACGTAACATGTGCTCAGAAGCTGGGGCTTCTGGTCGATGAAACAGACGATAATGATACAGAAATCGCTGTAATGCgttattttttctgcaaaaagcACACAAATCGCGACAATTTGAAGCCATATCAACGGAAATTCGATGATTGGGAAAAGTCAGAAGCCCGTCGGATTACTGTAAATCGCCGGCTCCGCTCCGGAGAGCtcgagaaaaatgagcaaaaagagcacaaagaGCTCAGAGTGAAAATGCGTGAAGAAATCGATAAAGTGATCGAAGAAGAGTGCAAAAATAAGCCGAAAGGCGATATTTCGGCCGGCGAAAAGCCCAAACAAGCCCGCTTGCTCAACTCGTCGGCCGAATTTTTCGATCGCTTCGAGACCAAAGCTGAAGAGGCGGGCCTATCGAGAAAAGAGTTTCGAGACccgtttttcaatattaagcTTAACAGTGGATCACATGTTCCTATTGGGTTTTCGAAAGAATATATTGA tttcatgcAAATCCGCGACTCACAAATAATCccagaagaagaggaaaaacTCCGAAAATCACGTGAACTGCTAGCCGAAACCAAGGCAAATCAGGAGAAAAAGTCGTCTCAAAAGCATCTTGTCGAACGATTTTCGGCCAACGAGGAGCTCATTGAGCAGAAGCTCACCTCAATCGAAAAGCTTCATCAATTGCTCACAGAGCTCGGCGGTGACTCGGGTCTTCTTCTCAGCGATTTCAATAATCGACAGAGTTGCTCGCGGAGCTCACCGGCTATAATTGCACCGAAAAAGATGAATTACACGTGTGTTGTGTGCCGAAAGAGTACGGAGCAACATAAACAGACACAATGTGATGAGTGTCATAAAAGTTATCATATTGGATGTCTGAGCCCTCCGTTGACTCGGCTACCGAAACGAAATAATTTCGGATGGATTTGTCATGAATGCAATGAGTCTAGTGATAGTGAACAG GAAATCATTCCGGAAGCATCCGAATCTACCACCCGCTCCGTCAGAAGCCGCCGTCCTCCAGCTCGACTTTCAGCGTTTATTAATCATTGA
- the C06H5.6 gene encoding Major facilitator superfamily (MFS) profile domain-containing protein (Confirmed by transcript evidence) has product MIVSPFVSQLSDILGRRPLFLIPLYISVAANLICAAAPNYLIFLLFRFISGVATTSFSMTGFVLCMESVSLEFRSLIPVLTTISWVGGYMLAGVFYVFFKNWRVLYFAASVPGLLTIPFFWFTPESLHWLMTKQNDRKIKKYINESVAFNKQTISLIDCRNIQTVDNAPATTKTRTFRALFYPKIFVHVVINSFILIVMSGTYWALSLYSTELSEDETTGYFLSGLVELPAGFLSVFLLIAFKRKTVSFYSLAFTAVFMLCTVYIPMQGNYKMIFPLLAKSTNSIVWASQPLLYSEATPTTIRNVFSGVVSFVGELGSIGAPYMNRLTAINQDAPAILISIMSIVAAFLVLLQPETKNKKLPEDLDQFDAGPLFRGWKKQKDLEASEASEEVKEKEEAVELLEVKK; this is encoded by the exons ATGATTGTATCCCCATTTGTGAGCCAACTCTCCGACATTCTGGGTCGCCGCCCGTTATTCCTTATTCCCCTGTACATTAGTGTGGCTGCAAACCTCATCTGTGCAGCTGCTccgaattatttaattttcctgCTCTTCAGGTTCATTTCGGGTGTCGCTACTACG agtttcagtATGACGGGCTTCGTACTCTGCATGGAGTCCGTCTCGCTGGAGTTCCGTTCCCTTATCCCAGTTCTCACAACAATTTCCTGGGTTGGTGGGTATATGCTGGCCGGCGTGTTCTACGTATTTTTCAAGAACTGGCGAGTTCTGTACTTTGCCGCTTCAGTGCCAGGGCTTCTGACTATTCCGTTCTTTTGGTTCACACCCGAGTCGTTGCACTGGCTGATGACAAAGCAGAATGATCGGAAGATCAAAAA ATACATCAACGAGTCGGTGGCATTTAATAAGCAAACAATTTCTCTGATCGATTGCCGGAATATTCAAACTGTCGATAACGCGCCGGCCACTACAAAGACCAGAACGTTCCGAGCCTTGTTTTATCCGAAGATTTTTGTTCATGTGGTTATCAACTCGTTCATTTT AATCGTGATGAGCGGAACCTACTGGGCACTGTCCCTCTACTCAACGGAACTTTCCGAAGACGAAACGACCGGCTACTTCCTATCAGGCCTTGTTGAGCTCCCCGCAGGCTTCTTGTCTGTGTTCCTGCTCATCGCGTTCAAACGGAAAACTGTCTCGTTCTACTCATTGGCCTTTACCGCGGTGTTCATGTTATGTACCGTCTATATTCCGATGCaaggaaattataaaatgatCTTCCCGTTGTTGGCAAAATCCACCAATTCTATTGTGTGGGCGTCTCAGCCATTGTTGTATTCCGAG GCAACACCAACGACAATCCGGAACGTGTTCAGCGGAGTTGTCTCATTTGTCGGAGAGTTGGGCTCTATCGGAGCTCCGTACATGAATCGACTG ACAGCAATCAACCAGGACGCTCCCGCAATTCTGATCTCAATAATGTCGATCGTCGCCGCTTTTCTGGTTCTTCTGCAGCCAGAGACCAAGAACAAGAAGCTTCCCGAAGATCTCGATCAATTCGACGCCGGGCCATTGTTCAGAGGATGGAAGAAGCAGAAGGATCTGGAAGCATCGGAAGCATCGGAAGAAGTTAAGGAGAAAGAAGAGGCTGTGGAGTTGTTGGAAGTGAAGAAATGA